In Cyanobium sp. WAJ14-Wanaka, a single genomic region encodes these proteins:
- a CDS encoding ATP-dependent Clp protease ATP-binding subunit, with protein MVVEQAGFAAASLSLTSDPELFSEEAWELLLAAQETARRWRHGSMDVEHLLLALLTDRRFGRWVDPLPLNRDRLLDRVEAFCAEQPTSSGRDLYIGEALEELLDGADRRRQAWGSQLIDGPHLQLALLDEPRLGAALFQAEGLGEAQLLQSPAAGATGCPVGTESPPIPEPSQIPEPTPSPGASQIPGALEVIEQPQSALATYGRDLTAAAMAGELDPVVGRDAEIRLLIQVLSRRSKNNPVLIGEPGVGKTAVAELLAQRIVAGEVPDALKGQRLVALDLGALIAGAKFRGQFEERLRSVLKEVRQADGDQGVVLFIDELHTVVNSERSGADASSVLKPALARGDLRCIGATTPEDYRRTIEKDPAFERRFQQVPIKEPNPDTTVEILRGLKERYELHHGVAITDQALVAAARLADRYISDRCLPDSAIDLVDQAAANLRMEATSKPQAIELAEAELRRVELALLSAEAAPQPERVQLQEQRRLASDGLVQLQERWQRERERLAELRELLQQDEHLRHAIAEAERDGDLEEAARLQYDQLHGLQEQRDALEAELRADQQSTHSLLREQVEARDIADVVARWTGIPVQSLLAGERQKLLELEAKLGERVIGQPEAVTAVAAAIRRARAGMQSARRPVGSFLFLGPTGVGKTELAKTLAAALFDEEDALVRLDMSEYMERNAVARLVGAPPGYVGYEEGGQLTEAVRRRPYAVVLLDEVEKAHPEVFNLLLQVLDDGRLTDSQGRTVDFRHTVVIMTSNLASRAILENARSGNPQEESLDQAIEQALASHFRPEFLNRIDEVIRFRPLAQEDLQRIVLLQIAELRTLLAEQNLQLEVDGQVVQALAQQGYEPEYGARPLRRVLRRQIENPLATELLAEHFSGAWGVRVEWGEPLRFTALTE; from the coding sequence ATGGTGGTTGAACAAGCTGGCTTTGCTGCCGCCTCGCTAAGCCTCACCAGCGATCCGGAACTCTTCAGCGAGGAGGCCTGGGAGTTGCTGCTGGCGGCCCAGGAAACGGCCCGGCGCTGGCGCCATGGCTCGATGGATGTGGAGCACCTGCTGCTGGCCTTGCTGACGGACCGCCGTTTTGGCCGCTGGGTGGATCCCCTACCCCTAAATCGCGATCGGCTGCTCGATCGGGTCGAAGCCTTTTGTGCGGAGCAGCCCACCAGCTCCGGCCGGGATCTTTACATCGGTGAAGCCCTCGAAGAGCTGCTCGATGGGGCCGACCGGCGCCGCCAGGCCTGGGGCTCCCAGCTGATTGATGGCCCCCACCTGCAGCTGGCCTTGCTGGATGAACCCCGGCTCGGGGCCGCCCTATTCCAGGCCGAAGGTCTGGGCGAGGCCCAGCTGCTCCAATCCCCTGCCGCTGGAGCCACTGGCTGCCCGGTGGGCACCGAATCCCCCCCTATCCCTGAACCCAGCCAGATCCCTGAACCCACCCCAAGCCCTGGGGCCAGCCAGATCCCTGGGGCCCTGGAGGTCATTGAACAGCCGCAGTCGGCCCTCGCCACCTACGGCCGCGACCTCACCGCCGCAGCGATGGCCGGTGAGCTCGATCCCGTGGTGGGCCGCGATGCTGAAATCCGGCTCCTGATCCAGGTGCTCTCCAGGCGCAGCAAAAACAATCCGGTGCTGATCGGCGAGCCGGGGGTGGGTAAAACCGCCGTGGCCGAGTTGCTGGCCCAGCGGATTGTGGCTGGGGAGGTGCCAGATGCCCTCAAGGGCCAGCGCCTGGTGGCCCTGGATTTGGGCGCCCTGATTGCCGGGGCCAAATTTCGGGGTCAGTTCGAGGAGCGCCTGCGCAGCGTGCTCAAGGAGGTGCGCCAGGCCGATGGGGACCAGGGGGTGGTGCTGTTCATCGATGAGCTGCACACGGTGGTCAACAGCGAGCGTTCCGGGGCGGATGCCAGCAGCGTGCTCAAGCCCGCCCTGGCCCGGGGCGACCTGCGCTGCATCGGCGCCACAACCCCGGAGGACTACCGCCGCACGATCGAAAAGGATCCGGCCTTTGAGCGCCGCTTCCAGCAGGTGCCCATCAAGGAACCCAATCCGGACACAACCGTGGAGATCCTGCGGGGCCTCAAGGAGCGCTACGAACTCCACCACGGTGTGGCCATCACCGACCAGGCCCTGGTGGCGGCGGCCCGCCTGGCGGATCGCTACATCAGCGACCGCTGCCTGCCCGATTCGGCCATTGATTTGGTGGATCAGGCGGCGGCCAACCTGCGCATGGAGGCCACCTCCAAGCCCCAGGCCATTGAGCTGGCTGAGGCGGAGCTAAGGCGGGTGGAGTTGGCCCTGCTATCTGCGGAGGCAGCCCCCCAACCGGAAAGGGTGCAGCTGCAGGAACAGCGCCGGCTGGCCAGCGATGGCCTGGTCCAGTTGCAGGAGCGCTGGCAACGGGAGCGGGAGCGGCTGGCCGAATTGCGGGAGTTGTTGCAGCAAGACGAGCACCTGCGCCACGCCATCGCCGAGGCGGAACGGGATGGGGACCTGGAGGAGGCGGCCCGCCTCCAATACGATCAACTGCACGGCCTACAGGAGCAGCGAGATGCCCTAGAAGCCGAACTGCGCGCCGATCAACAGAGCACCCATTCGCTGTTGCGCGAGCAGGTGGAGGCCAGGGATATCGCCGATGTGGTGGCCCGCTGGACCGGCATTCCGGTGCAGAGCCTGCTGGCCGGTGAGCGCCAGAAACTGCTGGAGCTGGAGGCCAAGTTGGGGGAGCGGGTAATTGGCCAGCCCGAGGCGGTCACAGCGGTGGCCGCGGCGATTCGCCGGGCCAGGGCTGGGATGCAGTCAGCTCGCCGGCCCGTGGGCTCCTTCCTGTTTTTGGGCCCCACCGGGGTGGGTAAAACCGAATTGGCCAAAACCCTGGCCGCCGCCCTGTTTGATGAGGAGGACGCCCTGGTGCGGCTCGACATGAGCGAATACATGGAGCGCAATGCCGTGGCCCGCCTGGTGGGGGCACCCCCTGGCTATGTGGGCTACGAGGAAGGGGGCCAACTCACCGAGGCGGTGCGTCGCCGTCCCTATGCGGTGGTGTTGCTAGATGAGGTGGAAAAGGCCCATCCCGAGGTCTTCAACCTGCTGCTGCAGGTGCTCGACGACGGCCGCCTCACCGATTCCCAGGGCCGCACCGTCGATTTCCGCCACACGGTGGTGATCATGACCAGCAACCTGGCCAGCCGCGCCATTCTCGAAAATGCCCGCTCCGGTAATCCCCAGGAGGAAAGCCTCGACCAGGCGATTGAGCAGGCCCTGGCCAGCCACTTCCGCCCCGAATTCCTCAACCGCATCGATGAGGTGATCCGCTTTAGGCCGCTGGCCCAGGAGGATTTGCAGCGGATTGTGCTGCTGCAGATCGCCGAACTGCGGACCCTGCTGGCTGAACAAAACCTCCAGCTGGAGGTCGATGGACAGGTGGTGCAGGCACTGGCCCAGCAGGGCTATGAGCCGGAGTACGGCGCCAGACCCCTGCGGCGGGTGTTGCGTCGCCAGATCGAAAATCCCCTGGCCACCGAACTGCTGGCCGAGCACTTCAGCGGGGCCTGGGGTGTGCGGGTGGAGTGGGGTGAGCCCCTGCGTTTCACGGCTCTAACTGAATAG
- the gloA gene encoding lactoylglutathione lyase, giving the protein MRLLHTMLRVGDLERSLGFYTEVLGMRLLRRKDYPSGRFTLAFVGYGEESDQAVLELTHNWDTSHYEIGTGYGHIALGVDDIYGTCAAMAAKGGRVVREPGPMQHGSTVIAFVEDPDGYKVELIQISSRA; this is encoded by the coding sequence ATGCGATTGCTGCACACCATGCTGCGGGTGGGCGACTTGGAACGCTCCCTTGGCTTCTATACGGAGGTGCTGGGCATGCGCCTACTGCGCCGCAAGGACTATCCCAGCGGCCGCTTCACCCTGGCGTTTGTCGGCTATGGCGAAGAGAGCGACCAAGCCGTGCTGGAACTCACCCACAACTGGGACACCAGCCACTACGAGATCGGCACTGGCTATGGCCACATAGCCCTCGGTGTCGACGACATTTACGGCACCTGTGCGGCGATGGCCGCCAAGGGCGGGCGGGTCGTGCGGGAGCCGGGGCCGATGCAGCACGGCTCCACGGTGATTGCCTTTGTGGAGGATCCTGATGGCTACAAGGTGGAGCTGATCCAAATCAGCTCCCGCGCCTAG
- the eno gene encoding phosphopyruvate hydratase, producing MIDSLDLVIDTVVAREVLDSRGTPTVEAEVLLEGGASGRAIVPSGASTGAHEAHELRDGGSRYFGKGVTQAVNNIEERIAPSLCGLSALDQGAVDGAMAELDGSDNKSSLGANAVLAVSLATARAAANGVGLPLYRYLGGPMANLLPVPLMNVINGGAHASNNMDFQEFMLVPHGANSFREALRMGAEVFHTLKGLLHDQGLSTSVGDEGGFAPNLSSNDAAGELLVKAIEKAGYRPGDQISLALDVASTEFFKDGRYNFGGGSYSSAEMVDQLAQLVSRFPIVSIEDGLAEDDWDGWALLTQKMGSTVQLVGDDLFVTNTARLQRGIDLGIANSILIKVNQIGSLTETLQAIDLAGRAGYTSVISHRSGETEDTTIADLAVATRAGQIKTGSLSRSDRVAKYNQLLRIEDELGSQAVYAGAEDRGPRGKA from the coding sequence GTGATCGACTCCCTCGACCTTGTGATCGACACAGTGGTAGCCCGTGAGGTGCTCGATTCCCGGGGCACCCCCACCGTGGAAGCAGAAGTGCTGCTGGAGGGCGGGGCTAGCGGCCGGGCGATTGTGCCGAGCGGCGCCAGCACCGGAGCCCATGAGGCCCACGAGCTGCGCGATGGCGGCAGCCGCTATTTCGGCAAGGGTGTAACCCAGGCCGTAAACAACATCGAAGAGCGGATTGCCCCTTCCCTGTGTGGCCTAAGCGCCCTCGACCAGGGCGCCGTAGATGGCGCCATGGCCGAGCTGGATGGCAGCGACAACAAATCCAGCCTGGGCGCCAATGCCGTGTTGGCCGTGAGCCTGGCCACTGCCCGGGCCGCAGCCAATGGGGTGGGCCTACCCCTTTACCGCTACCTGGGTGGGCCGATGGCCAACCTGCTGCCGGTGCCCTTGATGAACGTGATCAATGGCGGGGCCCATGCCTCCAACAACATGGACTTTCAGGAATTCATGCTGGTGCCCCACGGCGCCAACAGCTTCCGGGAGGCCCTGCGCATGGGCGCCGAGGTGTTCCACACCCTTAAGGGCCTGCTCCACGACCAGGGCCTTTCCACTTCAGTGGGCGATGAGGGCGGTTTTGCCCCCAACCTGTCAAGCAACGACGCCGCCGGCGAGCTGCTGGTAAAGGCAATTGAGAAGGCTGGCTATCGCCCCGGCGACCAGATCTCCCTGGCATTGGATGTGGCCAGTACTGAATTTTTCAAAGATGGTCGCTACAACTTCGGCGGCGGCAGCTATAGCAGCGCCGAAATGGTCGACCAGCTGGCCCAACTGGTGAGCCGCTTCCCGATCGTGTCGATTGAGGACGGCCTAGCCGAAGACGATTGGGATGGCTGGGCCCTGCTCACTCAAAAAATGGGCAGCACGGTGCAGCTGGTGGGAGACGACCTGTTTGTGACCAACACCGCCCGCCTCCAGCGGGGCATTGACCTCGGTATTGCCAACTCGATTCTGATCAAGGTGAATCAGATCGGCTCACTTACCGAAACCCTGCAGGCCATCGATCTGGCTGGCCGTGCTGGCTACACCAGCGTGATTAGCCACCGCTCCGGCGAAACCGAAGACACCACCATTGCCGACCTGGCAGTAGCCACCCGCGCTGGCCAAATCAAAACCGGTTCCCTCAGCCGTTCCGATCGGGTGGCGAAGTACAACCAGTTGCTGCGCATCGAGGACGAACTGGGTAGCCAGGCTGTCTACGCCGGAGCTGAAGACCGGGGCCCCCGCGGCAAGGCCTGA
- a CDS encoding AarF/ABC1/UbiB kinase family protein: MAWRLAVLRPLRIWWVALGLLLGLWWSSQTWTYGGGFSPQRQARRRRRLARWLAQQFLSLGSAFIKLGQLLSARPDVLPAELVEELARLQDQVPAFGFDVVQGLLEQELGDRCAEIIDLEPTPLGSASLAQVHRASLRSGRQVVLKVQRPGLEHLFRSDLEVLQQLAALVQRHPRWGVGRDWVGIAQECRRVLLRELDFRLEAEHAARFRQQFLDDPGIRIPGVIWELSARRVLCLDYLPGIKITDRQALIEAGIDPAAVAEKGAASYLQQLVRFGFFHADPHPGNLAVASDGGLIYYDFGMMGQLSTALRSRLGRMVVAAAARDASGLVEELQAAGVIAKGIDPGPVRRLVRVMLKEALTPPFSANVLDKLSGDLYDLVYGQPFRLPPELIFVMRALSTFEGVGRSLDPGFSLVAIARPYLLPLMTSSGSGANDLLNELSRQAAEVGSRALGIPKRLDESLARIEQGDLQVQVRAGETDRLLRRMAMSQQSLGQSVLLGALAIAAALLAGGSRPALVAIPLVAGLPVGWAWLKLQTRLKRDGRLDVISRAPEAPKV; encoded by the coding sequence ATGGCCTGGCGTCTGGCCGTGCTGCGGCCCCTGCGGATTTGGTGGGTCGCCCTTGGCCTGTTGCTCGGCCTTTGGTGGAGCTCCCAAACCTGGACCTACGGCGGCGGCTTTAGCCCCCAACGCCAGGCCCGGCGCCGGCGTCGACTGGCCCGCTGGCTGGCCCAGCAGTTTTTGTCCCTGGGTTCGGCCTTCATCAAATTGGGTCAGCTGCTCTCGGCGCGCCCCGATGTGTTGCCCGCAGAGCTGGTTGAGGAATTGGCCCGCCTGCAGGACCAGGTGCCTGCCTTTGGCTTTGATGTGGTCCAGGGCCTGCTCGAGCAGGAGCTGGGTGATCGCTGCGCCGAGATCATTGATCTTGAGCCGACACCCCTCGGTTCAGCCAGCCTGGCCCAGGTGCACCGCGCCAGCCTGCGCAGCGGCAGGCAGGTGGTGCTCAAGGTGCAACGGCCCGGCCTCGAGCATTTGTTTCGCTCCGATTTGGAGGTGCTCCAGCAGCTGGCGGCCCTGGTGCAGCGCCATCCCCGCTGGGGCGTGGGCCGCGATTGGGTGGGCATCGCCCAGGAATGCCGAAGGGTTTTGTTGCGTGAGCTCGATTTCCGCCTGGAAGCCGAACATGCGGCCCGCTTTCGGCAGCAATTTCTCGATGATCCCGGCATCCGTATCCCTGGCGTTATCTGGGAGTTGAGTGCCAGGAGGGTGCTTTGCCTGGATTACCTGCCTGGCATCAAGATCACCGATCGTCAGGCCCTGATCGAGGCGGGAATCGATCCAGCAGCCGTGGCTGAGAAGGGGGCGGCGAGCTACCTGCAGCAGTTGGTGCGCTTTGGTTTCTTCCATGCCGATCCCCACCCCGGCAACCTCGCCGTAGCCAGTGATGGCGGCCTGATCTACTACGACTTCGGGATGATGGGCCAGCTTTCCACGGCCCTGCGCAGCCGGCTTGGCCGGATGGTGGTGGCCGCAGCCGCCAGGGATGCGAGTGGTTTGGTGGAGGAGCTCCAGGCGGCTGGTGTGATCGCCAAGGGCATAGATCCGGGCCCGGTTAGGCGTTTGGTGAGGGTGATGCTCAAGGAGGCGCTTACCCCACCCTTTTCCGCCAATGTGCTCGACAAGCTCTCCGGTGATCTCTACGACCTGGTCTATGGCCAGCCCTTTCGCCTGCCGCCCGAGCTGATTTTTGTGATGCGGGCCCTTTCCACCTTTGAGGGGGTCGGCCGCAGCCTGGATCCTGGCTTTAGCTTGGTGGCGATCGCCCGCCCCTACCTGCTGCCCCTCATGACCTCCAGCGGTAGTGGTGCCAACGACCTGCTCAATGAGCTATCTCGCCAGGCGGCGGAAGTGGGCAGCAGGGCCTTGGGCATTCCCAAACGCCTCGACGAGAGTCTGGCCCGCATCGAGCAGGGCGACCTGCAGGTGCAGGTTCGCGCCGGTGAGACCGATCGCCTCCTCAGGCGCATGGCCATGAGCCAGCAAAGCCTGGGCCAATCGGTGTTGTTGGGGGCCCTGGCGATTGCAGCGGCCCTGCTCGCCGGTGGCAGCCGTCCGGCCCTGGTGGCGATTCCGCTGGTGGCAGGTCTTCCCGTGGGCTGGGCCTGGCTGAAGCTGCAAACCCGGCTCAAGCGCGATGGTCGCTTGGATGTGATCTCAAGGGCCCCTGAAGCCCCCAAGGTTTGA